The Impatiens glandulifera chromosome 8, dImpGla2.1, whole genome shotgun sequence genome includes a window with the following:
- the LOC124912899 gene encoding putative disease resistance protein RGA1, which translates to MADPATLISGLLSNLVPLIKDEFKLIYGFEKEVEKLLSTLYAINASLEDVEIKNVWKKDIQTEDWLRKLKDVAYEVRDIMDECTFEDLRLQVKRRNASSSTRIQVTNFITHPFSNTWSRREIGYKIKDVQERLEHIYSVRKNLQLREPIHDSKIIDKFTSSWRETMSLSNSPIYGRDKEKKEIIDILLNNTSCACVAKELSVLPIVGIGGLGKTTLAQMVFNDNQVSNHFDTKFWVCVSDKFDIKLVIKAIIGENNETSLEILKDLIQDKLRGIRYLIVLDDVWNENVHTWDQLRSILECGADGAFVLTTTRKRRVAEIMKTIPHFELPSLSDDDCWLLLKKRAFEHGKPKHPNFTYIGKQIARRCKGVPLVAKTLGSQLGFCDDEKGWHRIRDSEIWEISENEEDLLPILRLSYYDLPYHLRRCFVFCAIFPKDTEIEKEKLIQLWMAHDLIPLVKKQEFEDVGNTIWNELCWRSFFQDEKENKDRKDRVYTACMMHDLMHDLAQSVMKDQCYTIDSNSSSDGLEREIRHVTGKVHELDKTSDCSLKTIGGLQSIMLHGRDVGNAKKKILSCLKELSSLRVLQLNLRSVQYQDLRCLSYLKHLRYLDISYSQITTLPNSICHLLNLQTLKLNYCYELESLPRNTRNLINLRHLYLKGCIGLKYMPRGMRQLKHLKTLSLLVIGKKEKDCQLDEIKELNIGGSLKIVNLGRVNDASIAKGISMAKKSSITNLELDWGYDNADGHEKIGDALEVSTVTLKILKMSGYEGVNPPKWVGKSYPSPTCLESNDSSAIKDDNEMIVLFPLLEQLYFFNINNLRELVSSSCWSTGAFPNLCMLDIHYCPKLGRLPPFLKALKHVTVSGECSDELLYSISNLSALTHLSLVGLNERSVLFGADKALMFDDDEIPSSSLSSKILGDNNNNNEAQLGGRVSSSFQSLQTLSIRRCKKLRRLFDEISGCEKQQKHHNSLTYLRIVSCPELMISAEEFENFNINNNSLQRLSIENCPKLVSSEEVIELLRSLRTRLGHEKIDVDILLEKERQRKA; encoded by the coding sequence ATGGCTGATCCAGCAACTCTAATTAGTGGTTTGCTTTCAAATTTGGTACCTCTCATTAAGGATGAATTCAAGTTGATTTATGGTTTTGAGAAGGAGGTTGAAAAGCTATTGAGCACGCTATATGCAATTAATGCCTCACTTGAGGATGTTGAGATTAAGAACGTGTGGAAGAAGGACATACAAACTGAAGATTGGTTGCGGAAACTAAAAGATGTGGCATATGAGGTTCGAGACATCATGGATGAGTGCACATTTGAAGATCTTCGTCTTCAAGTCAAAAGGCGTAATGCCTCCTCTTCAACTCGGATCCAGGTAACCAACTTTATCACCCATCCTTTTAGCAACACTTGGTCGCGTCGTGAAATTGGTTACAAAATTAAGGATGTTCAAGAGAGACTAGAACATATTTATTCAGTGCGCAAAAATTTACAATTGCGTGAACCTATTCATGACTCGAAAATAATAGACAAGTTTACTAGTAGTTGGCGTGAAACCATGTCTCTTTCTAATAGTCCAATATATGGGAGAGATAAGGAGAAGAAAGAGATTATTGATATTCTACTCAATAATACATCTTGTGCTTGTGTTGCTAAAGAATTATCTGTTCTGCCTATTGTTGGAATTGGGGGACTAGGTAAAACAACACTTGCCCAAATGGTCTTCAATGACAACCAAGTTTCTAATCATTTTGATACCAAATTTTGGGTTTGTGTTTCtgataaatttgatattaagttGGTCATCAAAGCCATCATTGGAGAAAATAATGAAACTTCCTTGGAGATATTGAAGGACTTAATTCAAGATAAATTGAGAGGGATTAGATATTTGATTGTACTGGATGATGTTTGGAATGAAAACGTTCATACATGGGATCAGTTGAGATCTATATTAGAATGTGGAGCAGATGGCGCGTTCGTTCTTACCACGACACGTAAAAGAAGAGTTGCAGAAATAATGAAAACTATTCCACATTTTGAGTTACCGTCACTCTCTGACGATGATTGTTGGTTACTGTTAAAAAAACGTGCATTTGAGCATGGAAAACCAAAACATCCAAACTTCACTTATATTGGCAAACAAATAGCTAGAAGATGTAAGGGTGTTCCTTTAGTTGCCAAAACATTAGGAAGTCAACTGGGGTTTTGTGATGACGAAAAAGGATGGCATAGAATAAGAGATAGTGAGATATGGGAGATATCCGAAAATGAAGAAGATCTCTTGCCTATTCTAAGGTTGAGTTACTATGACCTCCCTTATCATTTGAGAAGATGCTTTGTGTTTTGTGCTATATTTCCCAAGGATACTGAAATTGAAAAGGAGAAATTAATCCAATTGTGGATGGCCCATGATTTAATTCCTCTTGTTAAAAAGCAAGAATTTGAAGATGTTGGGAATACAATTTGGAATGAGTTGTGTTGGAGATCCTTTTTTCAAGACGAAAAGGAGAACAAAGATAGGAAAGATAGAGTTTATACAGCATGTATGATGCACGATCTTATGCATGATCTTGCCCAATCTGTTATGAAAGATCAATGTTATACGATTGATTCTAATAGCTCGAGTGATGGTTTAGAACGAGAAATTCGTCATGTAACAGGAAAGGTTCATGAGTTAGACAAAACATCAGATTGTTCTCTTAAAACAATTGGAGGGTTACAATCAATAATGCTTCATGGAAGAGATGTTGGAAATGCCAAAAAGAAGATTTTGAGTTGCTTGAAGGAACTTTCGTCTTTACGTGTCCTTCAATTAAACCTCCGCAGTGTGCAATATCAAGATTTGCGTTGTCTGAGTTATCTAAAACATCTTAGATACCTAGACATTTCTTATAGTCAGATTACAACATTGCCTAATAGTATTTGTCATCTCTTGAACTTACAGACTCTGAAACTCAATTATTGTTATGAGCTTGAAAGTTTGCCTAGAAATACGAGGAACCTTATTAATTTGAGACATCTTTATTTGAAGGGTTGTATTGGATTAAAATATATGCCTAGAGGGATGAGGCAATTGAAACATTTAAAGACCTTAAGCTTGTTAGTGATAGGCAAAAAGGAAAAAGATTGTCAACTAGATGAAATAAAAGAATTGAATATCGGCGGATCTTTGAAAATTGTAAACCTTGGAAGAGTTAATGATGCATCTATTGCAAAAGGGATAAGCATGGCTAAGAAATCGAGTATCACTAACTTGGAGTTGGATTGGGGTTATGATAATGCTGATGGACATGAGAAAATAGGTGATGCTCTAGAGGTTTCAACTGTGACTCTGAAGATATTGAAAATGAGTGGTTATGAAGGTGTGAATCCCCCTAAATGGGTGGGAAAGTCTTATCCTTCTCCAACATGTCTTGAGAGTAATGATAGTAGTGCTATTAAAGATGACAATGAAATGATTGTACTATTCCCTTTGTTAGAGCAActgtatttttttaacattaataatttgagGGAATTGGTGTCTAGTAGCTGTTGGAGTACCGGAGCTTTCCCTAATCTATGCATGCTGGACATACATTATTGCCCGAAGCTAGGGAGGTTGCCACCGTTTCTCAAAGCACTCAAACATGTAACTGTTTCAGGTGAATGTTCGGATGAGTTGTTATATAGCATCTCAAATCTTAGTGCTCTTACTCATCTTTCTCTTGTCGGATTGAATGAAAGAAGTGTTTTATTTGGAGCTGATAAGGCATTAatgtttgatgatgatgaaataCCATCATCATCATTGTCAAGTAAAATCCTTGgggacaataataataataatgaagcaCAATTAGGAGGAAGAGTAAGCTCATCTTTCCAATCTCTTCAAACTCTGTCTATCCGTCGGTGCAAGAAGTTAAGGCgtttgtttgatgaaattagTGGCTGCGAGAAGCAACAAAAGCATCACAACTCTCTCACGTACTTGCGAATTGTGAGCTGCCCTGAGTTGATGATATCAGCTGAGGAGTTTGAAAacttcaatattaataataattcactaCAGAGATTAAGTATTGAGAATTGTCCTAAGTTGGTGTCTTCTGAAGAAGTTATTGAACTCCTGCGTTCCCTTCGAACAAGACTTGGTCATGAGAAGATCGATGTAGATATTCTATTGGAAAAGGAAAGACAGAGGAAAGCATAG
- the LOC124912900 gene encoding sugar carrier protein C-like, whose translation MPAAGVTPTTVNGREYPGNLTLFVTITCIVAASGGLIFGYDIGISGGVTSMDPFLKKFFPSVYHKEKNDSSVNQYCKFNSETLTIFTSSLYLAALVSSLVASSITRVLGRKLSMVLGGSLFFVGALVNGFAHGIWMLILGRILLGFGIGFGNQAVPLYLSEMAPYKYRGALNIGFQFSITIGILVANVLNYFFAKIKSGEGWRYSLGGAMVPAIIMAVGSFFLPETPNSMIERGKHEGALQHLRKIRGVENVEEEFNDMIAASEESKKVVNPWSNLLQRKYRPHLTVAILVPFFQQLTGINVIMFYAPVLFKTIGFGDDASLMSAVITGLVNVFATVVSIYGVDKWGRRFLFLEGGTQMFICQV comes from the exons ATGCCGGCGGCCGGCGTAACTCCGACGACCGTCAATGGGAGAGAATACCCAGGAAATCTCACCTTGTTCGTCACTATCACTTGCATCGTTGCCGCCTCCGGCGGTCTGATTTTCGGCTACGATATTGGAATTTCAG GGGGCGTTACATCCATGGATCCGTTTTTAAAGAAATTCTTCCCGTCGGTATACCATAAGGAGAAGAATGATTCGTCGGTAAATCAGTATTGCAAGTTCAACAGCGAGACTCTAACGATCTTCACGTCGTCTCTTTACCTTGCTGCCTTAGTTTCTTCTCTTGTTGCCTCGTCGATCACCAGAGTGTTGGGTCGGAAACTCTCTATGGTGTTGGGAGGTTCTTTGTTTTTCGTTGGAGCTCTCGTTAATGGATTTGCGCATGGTATTTGGATGCTTATTTTGGGTCGTATTCTTCTCGGTTTTGGCATCGGTTTTGGAAATCAG GCTGTTCCATTGTATCTTTCTGAGATGGCGCCTTACAAATATAGAGGAGCCCTTAACATAGGGTTTCAATTCTCGATAACGATAGGGATCCTCGTAGCGAATGTCCTCAATTACTTCTTTGCCAAGATAAAGAGTGGAGAAGGGTGGCGTTATAGTTTGGGTGGGGCGATGGTCCCTGCGATAATCATGGCGGTTGGATCGTTTTTCCTTCCCGAAACTCCGAATTCCATGATCGAGCGTGGCAAACATGAAGGCGCTTTGCAACACCTTCGCAAGATAAGGGGTGTCGAGAATGTGGAAGAGGAGTTCAATGACATGATAGCAGCGAGTGAAGAGTCGAAGAAGGTGGTTAATCCTTGGAGTAATTTGCTACAACGCAAGTATAGGCCTCACTTAACAGTGGCCATTCTTGTCCCGTTTTTCCAACAGCTTACCGGGATAAATGTCATCATGTTTTACGCCCCGGTTCTTTTTAAGACTATCGGATTTGGCGACGATGCGTCCCTCATGTCTGCGGTGATCACAGGGCTCGTGAACGTATTCGCCACCGTTGTCTCCATATACGGAGTTGATAAGTGGGGGAGAAGGTTCTTGTTTCTCGAAGGTGGTACTCAAATGTTCATTTGTCAGGTATGA
- the LOC124912424 gene encoding myosin-2-like, whose protein sequence is MMLSLSMPTTATTRSSLELMLDSFLRMDEPSSDLPPALPARPTSRARLPPARKPLPMKFRRGILTEVSEGDRKELEEFVEEEKTDESNRLCALMKIGICKNTNERTLELEGILEIQKCIRGFQARHFFDELRRGSLTLQTFVRGENARKDYEVLMRKLTAVIVIQRHVKGWIAWTMLQRKKKACLRIQRAIRGWLSRRNLQLTNPIEENVRVSKSIISDLQRRLFKAEREFARKEVENADLYREIRRFEERWLEYDERMKYLETSWQDQLSSLQRKLTEEEEKDNRQLGSCDSFNMYFRMNGGDHQKKKEKGDDGRLRADDELKKLKVRYEEWKKDYKIKLKETKTVLQKLGQPEKKTIMKKWWGL, encoded by the exons ATGATGTTGTCATTGTCAATGCCCACTACGGCTACTACTCGGAGTTCACTGGAGCTCATGCTTGATTCCTTCCTGCGCATGGATGAGCCGTCGAGTGATTTACCACCGGCACTTCCGGCTCGACCCACGTCAAGGGCTCGACTCCCTCCGGCTAGGAAACCCTTGCCCATGAAGTTTAGGAGAGGAATTTTAACAGAGGTTTCTGAAGGAGATAGAAAGGAATTGGAGGAATTTGTTGAGGAAGAGAAGACAGATGAAAGTAACAGACTTTGTGCCCTAATGAAG ATTGGAATTTGTAAGAACACAAATGAAAGAACACTAGAACTAGAAGGTATACTGGAGATTCAGAAATGTATTCGAGGTTTCCAAGCCCGCCATTTCTTTGACGAGTTAAGAAGAGGATCTTTAACCCTTCAAACAT TTGTTCGAGGTGAAAATGCTAGAAAGGATTACGAGGTTTTAATGAGAAAATTAACCGCTGTCATTGTAATACAACGCCATGTAAAAGGTTGGATCGCGTGGACAATGCTGCAGAGAAAGAAGAAAGCATGTTTACGTATACAACGtg CAATAAGGGGATGGTTGAGCCGAAGAAATCTGCAGTTGACAAATCCTATCGAG GAAAATGTGAGAGTGTCGAAATCAATCATAAGCGACCTTCAAAGGCGATTATTTAAAGCGGAGAGGGAATTCGCGCGGAAGGAAGTTGAGAATGCTGATTTGTATAGAGAAATCCGTCGGTTTGAAGAAAGATGGTTGGAATATGATGAAAGGATGAAGTACTTAGAAACTTCATGGCAAGATCAATTGTCGTCTTTGCAG AGGAAATTAacggaagaagaagagaaggataATCGTCAGCTCGGGTCTTGTGATTCTTTCAATATGTACTTTCGAATGAATGGTGGAGATCATcagaaaaagaaggagaaagGAGATGATGGAAGACTAAGGGCTGATGATGAACTTAAGAAACTTAAAGTGAGGTATGAAGAGTGGAAGAAGGATTATAAGATTAAATTGAAGGAGACGAAGACGGTTTTACAAAAGCTTGGCCAACCGGAGAAGAAAACAATCATGAAGAAATGGTGGGGATTGTAA
- the LOC124912296 gene encoding uncharacterized protein LOC124912296: MKRLKPSRWPGIQRKTLKQLPFMGIICIVMFFIVYRLTNHQFSHTSIERLYPFEQEHDMFSASLKNLPIGIIQSVSDLEMKPLWSNLRSRAKVSKSQNLLAIPVGIKQKKIVDNVVQKFLAENFTVMLFHYDDNVNEWSNLKWSKNAIHVSAYNQTKWWFAKRFLHPSVVSVYEYLFLWDEDLGVENFHPGRYLHIVRSEGLEISQPALDPISTGIHHKITVRRRMNKFHRRLWDGRGSSNCSETSEEPPCTGFVEGMAPVFSRSAWKCVWNLIQNDLVHGWGVDIKLGYCAQGDRTKNVGIVDSEYVLHQGIQSLGDFNNSKVRNIRLCFI, from the exons ATGAAGAGACTTAAGCCATCCAGATGGCCG GGGATTCAAAGAAAGACATTGAAACAGCTGCCATTTATGGGAATCATTTGTATAGTTATGTTCTTCATTGTGTATAGGTTAACAAATCATCAATTCTCACATACATCG ATAGAGAGATTATACCCATTTGAACAGGAACATGATATGTTTTCTGCAAGTTTGAAGAACTTACCAATTGGAATCATTCAATCGGTGTCGGATTTGGAAATGAAACCTTTGTGGTCAAATCTTAGATCAAGGGCAAAG GTGTCTAAGTCACAGAACTTGCTAGCAATTCCAGTTGGTATAAAGCAAAAGAAAATTGTCGATAATGTTGTTCAGAAG TTTCTTGCAGAGAATTTTACCGTTATGTTGTTTCACTATGATGATAACGTGAATGAATGGAGCAACCTCAAGTGGAGTAAGAACGCCATTCATGTGTCAGcttataatcaaacaaaatg GTGGTTTGCAAAGCGGTTTCTGCATCCTTCTGTTGTTTCCGTTTATGAATACTTATTTCTCTGGGATGAAGATCTGGGAGTTGAAAATTTTCACCCTGGGAG ATATTTGCATATTGTGAGATCAGAAGGACTTGAGATATCCCAACCGGCTTTAGATCCAATTTCGACGGGCATACATCACAAGATTACAGTAAGGAGGAGAATGAATAAGTTCCACAG AAGATTATGGGATGGAAGAGGCAGTTCAAACTGTTCTGAAACTAGTGAGGAACCACCATGTACTGG ATTTGTGGAAGGAATGGCACCAGTGTTTTCAAGATCTGCATGGAAATGTGTTTGGAATCTTATACAG AATGATCTTGTTCATGGTTGGGGGGTCGATATAAAACTTGGGTATTGTGCACAG GGAGATCGAACAAAAAATGTCGGTATTGTTGATAGTGAATATGTTCTTCACCAGGGTATACAAAGTTTGGGTGATTTTAATAATAGCAAGGTTAGAAATATTAGATTGTGTTTCATTTAA
- the LOC124911967 gene encoding uncharacterized protein LOC124911967, whose protein sequence is MEMVVGRWGTWEELVLGGAVVRYGTQAWDVVSSELRARIRTPNHPYIFFTPQVCKAKYEDLQQQYSGCTAWFEELRKKRVDQLKLELEKSEESIGSLESKLEVLKSQSRETSKDGLSAGSFTQEVKNINWQPIIQPKIKQQLQQQIIPKEVRGTPIRRRRGKRKRKDENIEFGDGFTSESANLGSSCIVVISTKYDEQEQPKIDSSEAKNIGIVHKKIRRRRKDSTKKPVEVVCEGHSENLSSTHYKEKPTSNHNREGDSIGIVGNTQLLAIFNNLATTPNALVFRHRLDSQKRARYRRIVRQHVDFDTIRTRISNRSITSVKELFRDLLLLANNALAFYSRRTREYKSALLLRDTVTKEYNKHNCNQDGPSNINIVTSSIFPLCNRPVKPRSLRPFQRKPTTKVPCFGDNVGLSTKLREKIKNNEEELVVFGNSEECRRPSSSTRGGRAGPAPSKIERKSSNAEEVLGPVIKLKRKTSSSQLPKTPTKGARRGRRR, encoded by the exons ATGGAAATGGTGGTGGGTCGGTGGGGGACGTGGGAGGAGCTTGTTCTAGGCGGTGCCGTAGTCCGGTATGGAACACAAGCTTGGGATGTTGTTTCTTCTGAACTTCGTGCCCGAATAAGAACCCCTAATCATCCCTACATCTTCTTCACACCCCAG GTGTGCAAAGCCAAGTACGAGGATTTGCAGCAACAATATTCAGGATGCAC AGCTTGGTTTGAAGAGTTGAGAAAGAAGAGAGTCGATCAATTGAAACTAGAATTGGAGAAATCCGAAGAGTCAATTGG ATCTTTGGAGTCTAAACTTGAAGTTCTTAAATCCCAGAGTAGAGAAACATCAAAGGATGGATTATCAGCTGGAAGTTTCACACAAGAAGTTAAGAATATTAATTGGCAGCCTATTATACAACCAAAAATAAAGCAACAATTACAACAACAAATCATTCCTAAAGAAGTTAGAGGGACTCCAATAAGGAGGAGAAGAGGGAAAAGAAAGAGGAAAGACGAGAATATTGAATTTGGAGACGGTTTTACTTCTGAGAGTGCAAATTTGGGCTCATCGTGTATCGTCGTCATCTCTACCAAGTACGATGAAcaagaacaaccaaaaattGATTCATCCGAAGCGAAAAACATTGGTATTGTTCATAAAAAGATAAGGAGAAGGAGAAAAGATTCTACAAAGAAGCCGGTTGAAGTTGTTTGTGAAGGGCATAGTGAGAATTTGAGTTCAACACATTATAAGGAAAAGCCAACAAGTAATCACAATAGAGAAGGAGATTCAATTGGTATTGTTGGGAATACTCAATTATTGGCTATTTTTAACAATCTTGCGACGACTCCAAATGCATTAGTCTTTCGTCATCGCCTTGATAGCCAG AAAAGGGCGAGATATAGAAGAATTGTGAGACAACATGTCGATTTCGACACGATAAGGACGAGAATTTCGAATAGGTCAATCACCTCGGTTAAAGAGCTCTTTCGCGACCTCCTTCTACTCGCTAACAATGCTTTGGCCTTTTACTCGAGAAGGACTCGTGAATACAAATCCGCTTTATTGCTTAGGGACACCGTCACAAAAGAGTACAATAAGCATAATTGTAATCAAGACGGTCCTAGCAATATTAATATAGTTACATCCTCCATCTTCCCATTGTGTAACCGTCCCGTTAAACCACGTAGCTTACGTCCATTTCAGCGAAAACCAACAACCAAGGTCCCCTGTTTTGGCGATAATGTTGGTTTATCTACAAAATTACgtgaaaagattaaaaataatgaagagGAATTAGTTGTTTTTGGAAATTCGGAAGAATGTAGGAGGCCTTCGTCTAGTACAAGGGGTGGTAGGGCAGGACCAGCACCATCGAAGATCGAAAGAAAGTCTAGCAATGCAGAGGAAGTGTTGGGTCCGGTTATAAAGCTAAAACGTAAAACATCTAGTAGTCAATTGCCGAAAACTCCAACTAAGGGCGCGAGGAGGGGCAGGAGAAGGTGA
- the LOC124911672 gene encoding calmodulin-binding protein 60 D-like has product MQTKFIDISTTTTSSTSLSREKRPLDPSSTDERESKRPALANVIVEALKVDSLQKLCASLEPILRRVVSEEVERALAKLGASKFGERASPKRIQAHDGRNLQLQIRSRLSLPLFTGGKVEGEHGTAIHVVLLDGNNQQIVTSGSESCVKLDVVVLEGDFNNEDDEGWGQEEFDSHIVKEREGKRPLLSGDLQVILKDGIGSLGELAFTDNSSWIRSRKFRLGLKVASGFCEGIRIREAKTDAFTVKDHRGELYKKHYPPALHDEVWRLEKIGKDGSFHKRLNKSGIQTVEDFLRFVVRDAQRLRNILGSGMSNKMWDVLVEHAKTCVLTGKLYIYYSDDAQNIGVVFNNIHEFIGLIAGEEGYHSADTLSESQKVYVDALVKKAYENWMHVIEYDGKSVLKDNNNNNNLASQEYSNSYDSQTAFPTSLPSQQSSTNTGLPPIVGGCHNGLDSRYNPTQSSIPYILPHESQIPRPEDLSTQSLTSGFHTGAGGALSEFGSFRNIGAGELFSEEEIRMRSHEMLENDDMQQLLGFLNMEGGHSRSSTTSSTLDSISYPSTSASIYAAPNNAGYNNYGLVGGGVGVGGADEGGPPGKAVVGWLKLKAAMRWGIFIRKKAAERRAQLVELDDNY; this is encoded by the exons ATGCAGACCAAATTCATCGACATTTCAACTACAACAACCAGTAGTACCAGCCTCTCCAGAGAAAAACGGCCTCTGGATCCATCTTCAACCGATGAACGCGAATCCAAACGTCCTGCTCTCgccaa CGTTATTGTTGAAGCTCTTAAAGTCGATAGTCTACAGAAGCTTTGTGCATCACTCGAACCTATTCTTCGTAGAGTT GTTAGTGAAGAGGTTGAACGAGCTTTAGCTAAATTAGGCGCATCTAAATTTGGTGAAAG GGCTTCTCCAAAACGTATACAAGCTCATGATGGGAGAAACTTACAGCTGCAAATTAGGTCTAGATTATCTCTACCTTTGTTTACAGGTGGAAAAGTTGAAGGTGAACATGGAACGGCTATTCATGTTGTTTTACTCGACGGTAATAATCAACAAATTGTGACGTCTGGCTCTGAATCTTGCGTTAAACTTGACGTTGTTGTTCTTGAGGGTGATTTTAATAATGAGGATGATGAAGGATGGGGACAGGAAGAGTTTGATTCACATATTGTTAAGGAACGGGAAGGGAAAAGGCCTCTTTTGTCTGGTGATTTGCAAGTTATATTGAAAGATGGGATTGGAAGTTTAGGTGAGCTTGCGTTTACGGATAATTCTAGTTGGATTAGAAGTAGGAAGTTCAGATTAGGTCTTAAAGTTGCCTCGGGATTCTGCGAAGGAATTCGTATTCGTGAAGCGAAAACAGACGCGTTTACTGTTAAGGATCATAGAGGCGAAT TATACAAGAAGCATTATCCACCTGCATTACATGATGAAGTTTGGAGACTTGAGAAGATTGGGAAAGATGGATCATTTCACAAGAGACTTAATAAATCAGGAATTCAAACTGTTGAAGATTTCCTTCGTTTTGTCGTTAGAGATGCTCAGAGACTCAGAAAT ATATTGGGAAGTGGCATGTCGAACAAGATGTGGGATGTTCTTGTAGAACATGCAAAGACTTGTGTCTTAACTGGGAAGCTCTACATTTACTATTCCGACGATGCCCAGAATATAGGTGTCGTTTTCAATAATATCCATGAGTTTATCGGCTTAATTGCTGGAGAAGAAGGATATCATTCCGCTGATACCCTTTCGGAAAGTCAAAAG GTTTATGTAGATGCATTGGTGAAGAAGGCTTATGAAAATTGGATGCATGTTATAGAATATGATGGCAAATCTGTTTTAAaggacaacaacaacaataataatttagCTTCTCAAGAGTATTCAAATTCATACGACTCTCAAACCGCCTTCCCAACGAGCCTTCCTTCGCAACAATCCTCGACAAACACGGGCCTGCCTCCTATAGTCGGTG GATGCCATAATGGTTTGGATTCGCGATACAATCCAACACAAAGTTCAATTCCATACATACTACCCCATGAATCCCAAATACCAAGACCGGAAGACCTTTCAACACAATCATTAACGTCGGGATTCCACACAGGCGCTGGAGGAGCATTATCGGAGTTTGGTTCGTTCAGGAACATTGGTGCAGGGGAATTATTCTCAGAGGAGGAGATTCGAATGAGGAGTCACGAGATGCTTGAAAACGACGATATGCAGCAGTTACTAGGGTTTTTGAACATGGAAGGTGGTCATAGTAGAAGCTCTACTACTAGTAGTACATTGGATTCGATAAGCTACCCTTCTACATCAGCTTCGATATATGCTGCACCTAACAATGCGGGTTATAACAACTACGGGTTGGTGGGCGGTGGTGTTGGTGTTGGTGGTGCCGACGAAGGTGGTCCTCCGGGGAAGGCGGTTGTTGGGTGGTTGAAGTTGAAGGCAGCCATGAGATGGGGGATTTTTATTAGGAAGAAAGCTGCTGAAAGAAGGGCTCAATTGGTGGAATTGGATGATAATTATTAA
- the LOC124912203 gene encoding ribosomal RNA-processing protein 17, with protein sequence MEEEALIAQLPKGRNLHIKKRALKNKALAVSFDEKDLKDYVTGFHKRKKKRRKEANQQIEEAQRRKRIENRKKRKLDREFVYSGGLAPSDANPGPVEDGDESEQEDHKPSVFETTTYDNDEVKVIVTTSEISREEKPSSERPRAVISTDGRVNGDVKKQQILPVKKKPAAKTGKKSSRKKLLKKRDKRKGMKKEKR encoded by the exons ATGGAGGAAGAAGCACTCATCGCACAGCTTCCTAAGGGACGAAATCTACACATTAAGAAGAGAGCTTTAAAGAACAAAGCTCTCGCTGTATCTTTCGATGAGAAAGATCTCAA GGACTATGTGACTGGTTTTCacaagagaaagaagaaaagaagaaaggaAGCTAATCAACAAATAGAGGAAGCCCAGCGTCGGAAGCGTATTGAGAATCGAAAGAAG AGAAAGTTGGACAGAGAGTTTGTTTACAGTGGCGGGCTTGCACCTTCAGATGCAAATCCAGGACCCGTAGAAGATGGTGATGAATCCGAGCAAGAAGATCACAAGCCTTCTGTATTCG AGACAACAACTTATGACAATGATGAAGTGAAAGTAATTGTTACGACCAGTGAGATATCACGAGAAGAGAAACCATCTTCGGAGAGACCTCGTGCAGTGATTTCAACAGATGGACGCGTTAATGGAGATGTGAAGAAGCAACAGATTTTACCTGTAAAAAAGAAGCCAGCGGCGAAAACTGGGAAAAAGAGTTCTAGAAAGAAATTGCTCAAAAAGAGAGATAAAAGAAAGGGTATGAAAAAAGAAAAGCGTTAa